In Zingiber officinale cultivar Zhangliang chromosome 3B, Zo_v1.1, whole genome shotgun sequence, a single window of DNA contains:
- the LOC122054895 gene encoding uncharacterized protein LOC122054895 — MDKEWIHLPSRLVPEYEEGVQKFLTQAKKYAKTREVISCPCKHCKNKKYMKFDQVYDHLIIKGFDPSYTIWVFHGETYNRQYQGEGSSGEIQKDDESREAYHLYKDAFVPEEEVGYTMSEAKDNDFASLLEDAETPLFPGCTSYTKLSAVVTLYNYKSTNGHTDNSFNELLKILGDMLPEKNTLPETVYSMRKLLKPFDLGYEKIHACPNDCCLFRKELKNLDTCPKCGSSRWKVDKITTKVFKGVPEKVLRYFPVIPRFKRMFKSKEKAEELIWHSNHKSQDHMMRHPVDSVAWDTINHKWPDFASNPRNLRLGLATDGFNPFGDLSSRYSCWPVILVNYNLPPLMCMMKENLMLTLLIPGPKQPGNDIDVYLEPLIEDLNELWETGVETYDAFSKSMFNLKAILMWTINDFPAYGNLAGCATKGKLGCPICGEDVCSMWLKYSRKFAYMGHRRFLSPNHPFRQKKKWFNGKKERKGKPRPLNGLEILNAMIDIEKDWGKKKKDVNVNPSGKKRKKQNSSKEMQKSIQQWKKKSIFFNLPYWSGLLLRHNLDVMHVEKNVCENIIGTLLNLKKKIQRWLKKIKLPDGYSSNIGNCISLEERKLNGLKSHDCHVLMQQLLSVALRNLLPKGPRNAIFLLGSFFNELCQRVLDRNRLEALEENIAETLCMLERYFPPTFFTISVHLTIHLAREARLCGPVQFRWMYPFERFMKTLKGYVKNRARPEGCIAECYLAEERMIFCSAYIKKASNIGVRLNRNDDLDNGLVEGRPISQGKEKILEDDMLQIAHRYVLFNTAEVEPYLQMHIEELKQTDSRFSSNETLLQKQHMETFAEWLSKHVPFNSSGRIQWLAYGPRKHVTSYTSYIINGHRFHTIDVERSTQDNGVSIEADTV; from the exons ATGGATAAGGAATGGATACatttgccttcaaggcttgtaccTGAGTATGAAGAAGGTGTACAAAAATTTCTTACACAAGCTAAGAAATATGCCAAAACACGTGAAGTAATCTCATGCCCTTGCAAGCATTGTAAAAACAAAaagtatatgaaatttgaccaagtgtaCGATCACTTAATTATTAAGGGGTTTGATCCTTCTTACACTATTTGGGTCTTCCATGGAGAAACTTATAACCGACAATATCAAGGTGAAGGTAGTTCAGGAGAAATTCAGAAAGATGATGAAAGTAGAGAGGCATATCACTTATATAAGGATGCCTTTGTGCCAGAAGAAGAGGTTGGATACACTATGTCTGAGGCAAAAGATAACGACTTTGCTAGTTTATTAGAAGATGCAGAAACTCCCCTCTTCCCTGGTTGCACATCTTACACAAAGTTATCAGCAGTCGTCACATTATACAATTACAAGTCTACTAATGGTCACACAGACAATAGTTTCAATGAGCTCCTTAAGATCTTAGGTGACATGCTTCCAGAAAAAAACACACTTCCAGAAACTGTTTACTCGATGAGAAAATTGTTAAAACCATTTGATTTAGGATATGAGAAGATTCATGCTTGCCCAAATGATTGTTGTCTATTTCGAAAGGAGCTTAAAAATCTGGATACGTGTCCAAAGTGTGGTTCATCAAGATGGAAGGTGGACAAAATCACCACCAAAGTTTTTAAAGGGGTTCCAGAAAAGGTGCTACGGTATTTTCCGGTGATACCAAGATTTAAAAGGATgtttaaatcaaaagaaaaagctgAAGAGTTGATTTGGCACTCCAACCACAAAAGTCAAGATCACATGATGCGTCATCCAGTTGATTCAGTAGCTTGGGATACAATAAATCACAAATGGCCAGATTTTGCATCAAATCCTAGAAATCTGCGCCTTGGCCTTGCAACCGATGGATTCAACCCTTTTGGCGACCTTAGTTctagatatagttgttggcccGTTATTTTGGTAAATTATAACCTTCCTCCATTGATGTGCATGATGAAAGAAAATCTTATGTTGACATTACTAATTCCAGGTCCAAAGCAACCGGGAAATGATATAGATGTATACTTGGAACCCCTTATCGAGGATTTAAATGAGTTGTGGGAGACAGGTGTAGAGACGTATGATGCATTCAGCAAGTCAATGTTCAATCTAAAGGCTATTTTGatgtggacaatcaatgattttccagcTTATGGAAACCTAGCTGGATGTGCCACAAAAGGGAAACTTGGTTGCCCAATATGTGGGGAAGACGTATGTTCTATGTGGCTTAAGTATAGCAGGAAGTTTGCATATATGGGCCACAGAAGATTTCTTTCTCCTAATCACCCATTTCGTCAGAAAAAGAAGTGGTTTAatggaaaaaaagaaagaaaagggaaacctaGACCTTTGAATGGGTTAGAAATTCTCAATGCAATGATAGATATTGAAAAGgactggggtaaaaagaaaaaggaTGTGAATGTCAATCCTTCggggaaaaagaggaagaaacaaaatagttcaaaagaaatgcaAAAATCTATTCAACAGTGGAAGAAAAAGTCAATCTTTTTCAATTTGCCATATTGGAGT GGGCTCCTATTACGTCATaacttagatgtgatgcatgttgaaaagAACGTTTGCGAGAATATCATAGGCACACTATTAAATCTAAAGAAAAAAATCCAAAGATG gttgaagaaaataaagttacCCGATGGCTATAGCTCAAATATTGGTAACTGTATTTCTTTAGAAGAGCGTAAGCTTAATGGGCTGAAATCTCATGATTGTCATGttctaatgcaacaattgctatcAGTAGCATTGAGAAATCTTCTACCGAAAGGTCCACGTAATGCTATATTTCTGCTTGGTTCATTTTTCAATGAATTATGTCAAAGAGTGTTAGACAGGAATCGTTTAGAAGCACTAGAGGAGAATATTGCTGAAACTTTATGCATGTTGGAAAGATATTTTCCACCTACCTTCTTTACCATCTCGGTTCATTTGACAATTCATTTAGCAAGAGAGGCTCGCTTGTGTGGGCCAGTCCAATTCcgttggatgtatccatttgaaag aTTTATGAAAACACTAAAAGGGTATGTGAAGAATCGAGCAAGGCCAGAAGGTTGCATAGCTGAGTGTTACCTCGCAGAAGAACGAATGATATTTTGTAGCGCTTATATAAAAAAGGCTTCTAATATTGGTGTTCGTTTAAATCGGAATGATGATTTGGATAATGGATTAGTGGAGGGTCGTCCAATTtctcaaggaaaagaaaagattttagaaGATGACATGCTGCAAATCGCACATCGATATGTGTTGTTTAATACTGCAGAAGTTGAACCTTACTTGCA GATGCACATCGAGGAGCTTAAACAAACAGATAGTCGTTTCTCAAGTAATGAAACATTGTTACAAAAGCAACATATGGAAACATTTGCTGAATGGTTATCAAAACATGTTCCTTTTAACTCTTCAGGCCGAATTCAATGGCTAGCATATGGTCCAAGAAAGCATGTTACATCTTATACGAGTTATATTATAAATGGACATCGGTTCCACACAATTGATGTTGAAAGGTCGACACAAGATAATGGAGTTTCGATTGAAGCCGATACT GTGTGA